A genomic window from Hypomesus transpacificus isolate Combined female unplaced genomic scaffold, fHypTra1 scaffold_336, whole genome shotgun sequence includes:
- the cep162 gene encoding centrosomal protein of 162 kDa isoform X3, which yields MSRLTKEELDEQFEQFLKESVSDESVDLGGTGSAHRSSVLDSLGKARPAPKPQKKSAVSVPWWQDEDDSEGGPGRGLLGSGRTFRKSLRRSQPIQEEVEGRPEEEEAAEAGVSFSRDSLEQEDPLLASGRGGGLGGGGLDTLEEEEEKARFFARLEGGPSAVDYSRLNKELESTSSTTATTLRKAEQVVGLEDREQDEDVESEWPAASPHYSEDFEDEGSAREEKEQKPLRPAMLARVSLHDSLDSTCEVPPTGERGGAGEEEEQEEERRRTEARDTADSLETALPALSHGQSGGSLNVVCAPPPALSHGQSGGSDMEALHEAYRQISQPAEGSGGPQLPAPQLPAPSGGRDRTSSPGSPPATTTTTPPVPGAPSGSLRAASTSGSDLPTAEELLRRIMPDTDDSRGFTLQPISGAELQPYSPGRSGERCSPQMSPRRWASAPSPDPPSPAPRPPSIREEVSRLMQEGGLWPPDLLSSPGTNQQRQVPGWSAASGPPSAPQRRGRGGGRKPPTVAPRSPGPGRHGAGAGAGAGGRVMSGAGARAGVRAGAKTGAKAGVRPGAGAGAKPPSTLDQTRTISSSPAPSEQTQAPQALRVSGELVASVQSFAAFLQHQIDTGGRQNTANVSRETRERPEGGRREPGWREESRAEERPLVDRVRLQSDQDREEGTARDQLTQQELSSLRQENFLLQSKLHSVEETSRRGRWCVDPSDPLSDKIQLMEKEMNNQETLIQGYHQENEKLYQQMKSLQAQRKVDEEAMFLENQRLLSELALTREQLNKSNMQRTVGNVGVVDQSQRITELLGQIQAAKRVEARLVEETSRLKQEKQGLEVDLQVMRKERVQALTSTGQAGWEQQAGWEQQRLQEERHCEEVCALTRRLQWYADNQDLLDRDTARLKEATEEISKLTLQVEKLKAEVGRSRAAQRQSRAQERAADARRTQDLERQVKELEAILKRRNPNSLPALLYAAAAAQEEEPPTQTAALWERRVHRLEAELEGKDDDAKRSLRTMEQRFQRIKYEQQISELERQVAAGTGSSESWATRVRLLQEELGRLQESQQSREQALQDQVHLLQDQLSQRDQAGPGTGPGTGPGPEPGPEPGPGPEPGPEPGPGTKPSLEPGPGRGQRSPSRHQLQTEAAQGARIERLTQELAAKTRSVQELTRTVDRLQRERRTMLGGPAPGLRPGDPRRPPPPPKAPAGPAERGEAAFPPTLDEKAYQPTAFAGSHISEVLQEKEALREKLERLEGERRQEGLALREEAALAREELRRLQESSAEQLSCLQLVHQGELERLLARHALEHSSSKLAQLTNHIATQEVVVQHLREQLKDLQGTKEALAVSKLREDALQEQLSRLLEDLKQATEAHSPQLRHFLSLDRKIHSMEVRHAQRERELQQVVGRRLPGQQQGESGEVQAWRRLAQERSRELDVFRLELDSILDILRALQQQGVVIPSPAHLGGAGGAWTT from the exons atccGTTGCTGGCGTCAGGGCGGggcgggggcctggggggcgggggcctggacaccctggaggaggaggaggagaaggctcGCTTCTTCGCCCGCCTGGAGGGTGGGCCCTCAGCTGTGGACTACAGCAGACTCAACAAGGAGCTGGAGtccaccagctccaccaccGCTACCACACTCAG GAAAGCTGAGCAAGTGGTTGGGCTGGAGGATAGAGAACAGGATGAGGATGTGGAGTCTGAGTGGCCAG cagcctCCCCTCACTACAGCGAGGACTTCGAAGATGAAGGCAGCGCCCGCGAGGAAAAGGAGCAG AAGCCGCTGAGACCAGCCATGCTCGCCAGAG tctccctccaCGATTCGCTGGATTCCACCTGTGAAGTCCCgcccacaggagagagaggaggggctggagaggaggaggagcaggaggaggagaggaggaggacagaggccaGGGACACAGCAGACTCTCTGGAGACAGCTCTACCAG ccctgtccCACGGCCAGAGCGGAGGCAGTCTGAATGTGGTCTgtgctcctcccccagccctgtccCACGGCCAGAGCGGAGGCAGTGACATGGAGGCCCTCCACGAGGCCTACCGGCAGATCAGCCAGCCTGCGGAGGGCTCCGGGGGCCCCCAGCTCCCCGCTCCCCAGCTGCCTGCTCCCtcggggggcagggacaggaCCAGCAGCCCTGGGTCCCCCccggccaccaccaccaccaccccccctgtACCAGGGGCCCCCAGTGGGTCTCTCAGGGCTGCCTCTACCTCCGGATCAG atctgCCAACAGCAGAGGAGCTGTTGAGACGCATCATGCCTGACACTGACGACAGCAGAGGATTCACACTGCAACctatcag CGGTGCTGAGCTCCAGCCTTACAGCCCAGGCAGGTCTGGGGAGAGGTGCTCCCCGCAGATGAGCCCCCGACGCTGggcctccgccccctcccctgaccccccctccccagccccccggccccccagcaTCAGAGAGGAGGTGTCCAGGCTGATGCAGGAGGGGGGGCTCTGGCCCCCGGACCTGCTCTCCTCGCCCGGCACAAACCAGCAGCGCCAG GTACCTGGCTGGTCTGCCGCCTCTGGTCCGCCCAGCGCCccccagaggagagggagaggaggggggaggaagccTCCCACTGTGGCCCCCCGGAGCCCCGGGCCAGGCAGacatggggctggggctggggctggggccggggggagggtaatgtctggggctggggctagggctggggtgagggctggAGCTAAGACTGGGGCTAAGGCTGGGGTGAGGCccggggctggagctggggccaAACCTCCATCAACCCTGGACCAGACGAGAACCATCAGTTCCAGTCCTGCTCCGTCTGAGCAGACACAAg CTCCGCAGGCTCTCAGAGTGAGCGGCGAGCTCGTGGCGTCCGTCCAGTCCTTCGCCGCCTTCCTCCAGCACCAGATCGACACCGGCGGGCGCCAAAACACCGCCAACGTCTCCCGGGAAACCAGGGAACGCCCCgagggtggaaggagagag cctgggtggagggaggagagcagggctgaGGAGCGGCCCCTGGTGGACAGGGTGAGACTGCAGTCTgaccaggacagagaggaggggactgCCAGAGACCAGCTGACCCAGCAAGAGCTCAGCTCTCTGAGACAGGAGAACTTCCTCCTTCAgagcaag ctGCACAGCGTGGAGGAGaccagcaggagggggaggtggtgtgtggatCCCTCAGATCCTCTCTCTGACAAGATCCAGCtgatggagaaggagatgaaCAACCAGGAGACCCTCATCCAGGGATACCACcag GAGAATGAGAAGCTGTACCAGCAGATGAAGTCCCTGCAGGCCCAGAGGAAAGTGGACGAAGAGGCCATGTTCCTGGAGAACCAGAGGCTGCTCAGTGAGCTGGCCCTCACCAg GGAGCAGTTGAACAAGAGCAACATGCAGAGGACTGTGGGAAATGTAGGCGTTGTGGACCAGAGTCAGCGAATCACAGAGCTGCTTGGTCAGATCCAGGCTGCAAAG agggtggaggccaggctggtggaggagacCTCCAGACTGAAGCAGGAGAAGCAGGGTCTGGAGGTGGACCTGCAGGtgatgaggaaagagagagtccAGGCTCTCACCTCCACAG GCCAGGCAGGATGGGAgcagcaggcaggctgggagcagcagaggctgcaggaggagaggcactgtgaggaggtgtgtgctCTGACCAGGAGGCTGCAGTGGTACGCTGACAACCAGGACCTGCTGGACCGAGACACAGCCAGGCTGAAGGAAGCCACGGAGGAGATCAGCAAGCTCACCCtgcag gtggagaagctgaaggcagaggtggggaggagtcGAGCTGCCCAGCGACAGAGCAGAGCCCAGGAGAGAGCTGCTGACGCTAGGAGGACTCAGGACCTAGAACGCCAA gtgaaggagctggaggCGATCCTGAAACGCAGGAACCCCAactccctcccagctctcctctacgccgccgccgccgcccagGAAGAGGAGCCTCCCACCCAGACAGCCGCCCTATGGGAGCGCCGCGTCCACAGGCTGGAGGCGGAGCTGGAGGGCAAAGACGACGACGCCAAGAGGAGCCTGAGGACCATGGAGCAACGCTTCCAACGCATCAAG TATGAGCAGCAGATCTCAGAGCTGGAGCGCCAGGTGGCTGCTGGGACCGGCTCGTCCGAGTCCTGGGCGACCCGGGTTCGActcctgcaggaggagctgggcCGGCTGCAGGAGAGCCAGCAGAGCCGGGAGCAAGCCCTGCAGGACCAggtccacctcctccaggaccAGCTCTCCCAGCGAGACCAGGCTGGaccaggaacagggccaggaacagggccaggaccagaaccaggaccagaaccaggaccaggaccagaaccaggaccagaaccagggCCAGGAACAAAACCAAGCCTAGAACCAGGACCAGGCCGAGGCCAGCGTAGCCCCTCTCGCCACCAGCTCCAGACCGAAGCGGCGCAGGGCGCCCGGATCGAGCGTCTCACCCAGGAGTTGGCGGCCAAGACCCGCAGCGTGCAGGAGCTGACCCGCACCGTGGACcgcctccagagagagaggaggaccatGCTGGGCGGCCCGGCGCCCGGCCTCAGGCCCGGGGACCCCCGGAGGCCACCGCCTCCCCCCAAGGCCCCGGCCGGCCCGGCGGAGCGGGGCGAGGCGgccttcccccccaccctggacGAGAAGGCCTACCAGCCCACGGCGTTCGCGGGGAGCCACATCTCCGAGGtgctgcaggagaaggaggcgctgcgggagaagctggagaggctggagggggagaggagacaggaggggctgGCCCTGAGGGAGGAGGCGGCGCTGGCCCGAGAGGAGCTCCGCAG GCTCCAGGAGAGCTCGGCGGAGCAGCTGTCGTGTCTTCAGCTCGTCCACCAGGGGGAGCTGGAGCGCCTGCTGGCCCGCCACGCCCTGGAACACTCCTCCTCCAAGCTGGCCCAACTGACCAATCACATCGCCACACAGGAG gtggtgGTGCAGCACCTGCGTGAGCAGTTGAAGGATCTTCAGGGCACCAAGGAGGCACTGGCCGTGTCCAAGCTCAGAGAGGACGCTCTTCAGGAGCAG ctgtccaggctgctggaggacctgaaGCAGGCGACGGAGGCCCACAGCCCCCAGCTCAGACACTTCCTCAGCCTGGACAGGAAGATCCACAGCATGGAGGTCCGACACgctcagagggagagggagctgcagcag gTGGTGGGCCGGAGGCTGCCGGGGCAGCAGCAGGGGGAGTCAGGGGAGGTGCAGGCCTGGCGGAGGCTGGCCCAGGAGAGGAGCCGCGAGCTGGATGTGTTCCGCCTGGAGCTGGACTCCATCCTGGACATCCTGAGAGCGCTCCAGCAGCAGGGTGTGGTCATCCCTAGCCCCGCCCACCTGGGCGGAGCCGGCGGAGCCTGGACCACCTGA
- the cep162 gene encoding centrosomal protein of 162 kDa isoform X1, whose protein sequence is MSRLTKEELDEQFEQFLKESVSDESVDLGGTGSAHRSSVLDSLGKARPAPKPQKKSAVSVPWWQDEDDSEGGPGRGLLGSGRTFRKSLRRSQPIQEEVEGRPEEEEAAEAGVSFSRDSLEQEDPLLASGRGGGLGGGGLDTLEEEEEKARFFARLEGGPSAVDYSRLNKELESTSSTTATTLRKAEQVVGLEDREQDEDVESEWPAASPHYSEDFEDEGSAREEKEQKPLRPAMLARVSLHDSLDSTCEVPPTGERGGAGEEEEQEEERRRTEARDTADSLETALPALSHGQSGGSLNVVCAPPPALSHGQSGGSDMEALHEAYRQISQPAEGSGGPQLPAPQLPAPSGGRDRTSSPGSPPATTTTTPPVPGAPSGSLRAASTSGSDLPTAEELLRRIMPDTDDSRGFTLQPISGAELQPYSPGRSGERCSPQMSPRRWASAPSPDPPSPAPRPPSIREEVSRLMQEGGLWPPDLLSSPGTNQQRQVPGWSAASGPPSAPQRRGRGGGRKPPTVAPRSPGPGRHGAGAGAGAGGRVMSGAGARAGVRAGAKTGAKAGVRPGAGAGAKPPSTLDQTRTISSSPAPSEQTQAPQALRVSGELVASVQSFAAFLQHQIDTGGRQNTANVSRETRERPEGGRREPGWREESRAEERPLVDRVRLQSDQDREEGTARDQLTQQELSSLRQENFLLQSKLHSVEETSRRGRWCVDPSDPLSDKIQLMEKEMNNQETLIQGYHQENEKLYQQMKSLQAQRKVDEEAMFLENQRLLSELALTREQLNKSNMQRTVGNVGVVDQSQRITELLGQIQAAKRVEARLVEETSRLKQEKQGLEVDLQVMRKERVQALTSTGQAGWEQQAGWEQQRLQEERHCEEVCALTRRLQWYADNQDLLDRDTARLKEATEEISKLTLQVEKLKAEVGRSRAAQRQSRAQERAADARRTQDLERQVKELEAILKRRNPNSLPALLYAAAAAQEEEPPTQTAALWERRVHRLEAELEGKDDDAKRSLRTMEQRFQRIKLQYEQQISELERQVAAGTGSSESWATRVRLLQEELGRLQESQQSREQALQDQVHLLQDQLSQRDQAGPGTGPGTGPGPEPGPEPGPGPEPGPEPGPGTKPSLEPGPGRGQRSPSRHQLQTEAAQGARIERLTQELAAKTRSVQELTRTVDRLQRERRTMLGGPAPGLRPGDPRRPPPPPKAPAGPAERGEAAFPPTLDEKAYQPTAFAGSHISEVLQEKEALREKLERLEGERRQEGLALREEAALAREELRRLQESSAEQLSCLQLVHQGELERLLARHALEHSSSKLAQLTNHIATQEVVVQHLREQLKDLQGTKEALAVSKLREDALQEQLSRLLEDLKQATEAHSPQLRHFLSLDRKIHSMEVRHAQRERELQQVVGRRLPGQQQGESGEVQAWRRLAQERSRELDVFRLELDSILDILRALQQQGVVIPSPAHLGGAGGAWTT, encoded by the exons atccGTTGCTGGCGTCAGGGCGGggcgggggcctggggggcgggggcctggacaccctggaggaggaggaggagaaggctcGCTTCTTCGCCCGCCTGGAGGGTGGGCCCTCAGCTGTGGACTACAGCAGACTCAACAAGGAGCTGGAGtccaccagctccaccaccGCTACCACACTCAG GAAAGCTGAGCAAGTGGTTGGGCTGGAGGATAGAGAACAGGATGAGGATGTGGAGTCTGAGTGGCCAG cagcctCCCCTCACTACAGCGAGGACTTCGAAGATGAAGGCAGCGCCCGCGAGGAAAAGGAGCAG AAGCCGCTGAGACCAGCCATGCTCGCCAGAG tctccctccaCGATTCGCTGGATTCCACCTGTGAAGTCCCgcccacaggagagagaggaggggctggagaggaggaggagcaggaggaggagaggaggaggacagaggccaGGGACACAGCAGACTCTCTGGAGACAGCTCTACCAG ccctgtccCACGGCCAGAGCGGAGGCAGTCTGAATGTGGTCTgtgctcctcccccagccctgtccCACGGCCAGAGCGGAGGCAGTGACATGGAGGCCCTCCACGAGGCCTACCGGCAGATCAGCCAGCCTGCGGAGGGCTCCGGGGGCCCCCAGCTCCCCGCTCCCCAGCTGCCTGCTCCCtcggggggcagggacaggaCCAGCAGCCCTGGGTCCCCCccggccaccaccaccaccaccccccctgtACCAGGGGCCCCCAGTGGGTCTCTCAGGGCTGCCTCTACCTCCGGATCAG atctgCCAACAGCAGAGGAGCTGTTGAGACGCATCATGCCTGACACTGACGACAGCAGAGGATTCACACTGCAACctatcag CGGTGCTGAGCTCCAGCCTTACAGCCCAGGCAGGTCTGGGGAGAGGTGCTCCCCGCAGATGAGCCCCCGACGCTGggcctccgccccctcccctgaccccccctccccagccccccggccccccagcaTCAGAGAGGAGGTGTCCAGGCTGATGCAGGAGGGGGGGCTCTGGCCCCCGGACCTGCTCTCCTCGCCCGGCACAAACCAGCAGCGCCAG GTACCTGGCTGGTCTGCCGCCTCTGGTCCGCCCAGCGCCccccagaggagagggagaggaggggggaggaagccTCCCACTGTGGCCCCCCGGAGCCCCGGGCCAGGCAGacatggggctggggctggggctggggccggggggagggtaatgtctggggctggggctagggctggggtgagggctggAGCTAAGACTGGGGCTAAGGCTGGGGTGAGGCccggggctggagctggggccaAACCTCCATCAACCCTGGACCAGACGAGAACCATCAGTTCCAGTCCTGCTCCGTCTGAGCAGACACAAg CTCCGCAGGCTCTCAGAGTGAGCGGCGAGCTCGTGGCGTCCGTCCAGTCCTTCGCCGCCTTCCTCCAGCACCAGATCGACACCGGCGGGCGCCAAAACACCGCCAACGTCTCCCGGGAAACCAGGGAACGCCCCgagggtggaaggagagag cctgggtggagggaggagagcagggctgaGGAGCGGCCCCTGGTGGACAGGGTGAGACTGCAGTCTgaccaggacagagaggaggggactgCCAGAGACCAGCTGACCCAGCAAGAGCTCAGCTCTCTGAGACAGGAGAACTTCCTCCTTCAgagcaag ctGCACAGCGTGGAGGAGaccagcaggagggggaggtggtgtgtggatCCCTCAGATCCTCTCTCTGACAAGATCCAGCtgatggagaaggagatgaaCAACCAGGAGACCCTCATCCAGGGATACCACcag GAGAATGAGAAGCTGTACCAGCAGATGAAGTCCCTGCAGGCCCAGAGGAAAGTGGACGAAGAGGCCATGTTCCTGGAGAACCAGAGGCTGCTCAGTGAGCTGGCCCTCACCAg GGAGCAGTTGAACAAGAGCAACATGCAGAGGACTGTGGGAAATGTAGGCGTTGTGGACCAGAGTCAGCGAATCACAGAGCTGCTTGGTCAGATCCAGGCTGCAAAG agggtggaggccaggctggtggaggagacCTCCAGACTGAAGCAGGAGAAGCAGGGTCTGGAGGTGGACCTGCAGGtgatgaggaaagagagagtccAGGCTCTCACCTCCACAG GCCAGGCAGGATGGGAgcagcaggcaggctgggagcagcagaggctgcaggaggagaggcactgtgaggaggtgtgtgctCTGACCAGGAGGCTGCAGTGGTACGCTGACAACCAGGACCTGCTGGACCGAGACACAGCCAGGCTGAAGGAAGCCACGGAGGAGATCAGCAAGCTCACCCtgcag gtggagaagctgaaggcagaggtggggaggagtcGAGCTGCCCAGCGACAGAGCAGAGCCCAGGAGAGAGCTGCTGACGCTAGGAGGACTCAGGACCTAGAACGCCAA gtgaaggagctggaggCGATCCTGAAACGCAGGAACCCCAactccctcccagctctcctctacgccgccgccgccgcccagGAAGAGGAGCCTCCCACCCAGACAGCCGCCCTATGGGAGCGCCGCGTCCACAGGCTGGAGGCGGAGCTGGAGGGCAAAGACGACGACGCCAAGAGGAGCCTGAGGACCATGGAGCAACGCTTCCAACGCATCAAG ctccaGTATGAGCAGCAGATCTCAGAGCTGGAGCGCCAGGTGGCTGCTGGGACCGGCTCGTCCGAGTCCTGGGCGACCCGGGTTCGActcctgcaggaggagctgggcCGGCTGCAGGAGAGCCAGCAGAGCCGGGAGCAAGCCCTGCAGGACCAggtccacctcctccaggaccAGCTCTCCCAGCGAGACCAGGCTGGaccaggaacagggccaggaacagggccaggaccagaaccaggaccagaaccaggaccaggaccagaaccaggaccagaaccagggCCAGGAACAAAACCAAGCCTAGAACCAGGACCAGGCCGAGGCCAGCGTAGCCCCTCTCGCCACCAGCTCCAGACCGAAGCGGCGCAGGGCGCCCGGATCGAGCGTCTCACCCAGGAGTTGGCGGCCAAGACCCGCAGCGTGCAGGAGCTGACCCGCACCGTGGACcgcctccagagagagaggaggaccatGCTGGGCGGCCCGGCGCCCGGCCTCAGGCCCGGGGACCCCCGGAGGCCACCGCCTCCCCCCAAGGCCCCGGCCGGCCCGGCGGAGCGGGGCGAGGCGgccttcccccccaccctggacGAGAAGGCCTACCAGCCCACGGCGTTCGCGGGGAGCCACATCTCCGAGGtgctgcaggagaaggaggcgctgcgggagaagctggagaggctggagggggagaggagacaggaggggctgGCCCTGAGGGAGGAGGCGGCGCTGGCCCGAGAGGAGCTCCGCAG GCTCCAGGAGAGCTCGGCGGAGCAGCTGTCGTGTCTTCAGCTCGTCCACCAGGGGGAGCTGGAGCGCCTGCTGGCCCGCCACGCCCTGGAACACTCCTCCTCCAAGCTGGCCCAACTGACCAATCACATCGCCACACAGGAG gtggtgGTGCAGCACCTGCGTGAGCAGTTGAAGGATCTTCAGGGCACCAAGGAGGCACTGGCCGTGTCCAAGCTCAGAGAGGACGCTCTTCAGGAGCAG ctgtccaggctgctggaggacctgaaGCAGGCGACGGAGGCCCACAGCCCCCAGCTCAGACACTTCCTCAGCCTGGACAGGAAGATCCACAGCATGGAGGTCCGACACgctcagagggagagggagctgcagcag gTGGTGGGCCGGAGGCTGCCGGGGCAGCAGCAGGGGGAGTCAGGGGAGGTGCAGGCCTGGCGGAGGCTGGCCCAGGAGAGGAGCCGCGAGCTGGATGTGTTCCGCCTGGAGCTGGACTCCATCCTGGACATCCTGAGAGCGCTCCAGCAGCAGGGTGTGGTCATCCCTAGCCCCGCCCACCTGGGCGGAGCCGGCGGAGCCTGGACCACCTGA